The following proteins are co-located in the Acidicapsa acidisoli genome:
- a CDS encoding TonB-dependent siderophore receptor yields MKMQAKTRNAVGRKKNAQRVLLGNARGLVAMGTLAAYTALGSSRPALAAVWNKEPADGGVAATLPLKRFDIPAGPLDAAIEAYEKASGLKVRIVLPEGTLAGFRSPGVTGLYREDDALRQILEGTGLNYRAEDATTMVIGVQARDTVSVTAPVANEIAITRFTEPQIDTAQSISVVPQFVMQDQGLSTLRDTLRNVPGISLAAGEAGAQGDNLTIRGFTARNDIFMDGIRDFGSYYRDSFNFEQVEALEGPAGVQFGRGATGGVINQENKIPEVEKLVEVDTQFGTDLTRRITADINSPVAGLLGGTAFRANIMAQEGGVAGRDAAELRRFGIAPSVSIGMDAKTRATLSYIHLSEDDTPDYGLPWFFNQLAPANRHSYFGFPDENYLKTNDDIMTLKVEHEFSPSLNLHTIARAANYPRQAQITEPQICSNASLSVPVGTVVTALPTLAYNANLPCPYTSARLASAITQVNRNQIQVKSVEGDLWDQTEVTAHFKTWGARHDLVAGVEGGQEISNPIRTSYTINKINTVPETTLLNPNEDQPFSGTGYITSIVHTKSKSVGLYFVDTMKLGRLFELSGGVRWDRFDTDYNLASPTPPAGGTVTAAVPPISRLDEQPTYRAALVFKPSTHGSVYFDYGTSFDPDAESLSLSVGLVNGSVKPEENQTYEGGAKWSFLNDRLLVEGAVFRTEKDNAHETDPTNSNNIVAAGNQLVKGAQFSFIGRLPEGMDLVAGYAYLDSAVIFSQFFPTAVGYPLANVPKQTFNLFVTHRLPWRLNGGLGSNYVGSRTASSTVPYVPTGYAVNPDGPGYVVTSVAMKQVPGYWVFNGMLKHPLTEKIDFQINVNNLLNRYYIDLPHPSHLVPGAGASALIGANFRF; encoded by the coding sequence ATGAAGATGCAAGCGAAAACCAGGAACGCTGTGGGGAGGAAGAAAAATGCACAGCGTGTGCTTCTGGGCAATGCCCGGGGTTTGGTAGCAATGGGGACATTGGCTGCCTATACGGCTCTGGGCTCCAGCCGGCCTGCGCTGGCCGCGGTCTGGAACAAGGAACCAGCCGATGGCGGGGTCGCTGCAACACTTCCGTTGAAGCGCTTCGACATTCCCGCCGGTCCTCTGGACGCTGCAATCGAAGCTTATGAAAAGGCCTCCGGGTTGAAGGTCAGGATTGTGCTGCCGGAGGGAACACTCGCAGGCTTTCGCTCGCCCGGTGTTACGGGGCTGTATCGCGAGGACGATGCGCTGCGGCAGATTCTCGAAGGGACCGGCCTGAATTACCGTGCGGAGGATGCCACCACGATGGTGATTGGCGTTCAGGCCCGGGATACGGTGTCGGTCACCGCGCCGGTGGCAAATGAAATCGCCATCACCCGGTTTACCGAGCCGCAAATCGATACCGCCCAAAGCATCAGCGTGGTGCCGCAGTTCGTCATGCAGGACCAGGGGCTGTCGACTCTGCGCGACACGCTGCGTAACGTTCCAGGCATCAGCCTTGCCGCTGGCGAGGCCGGTGCGCAGGGCGACAACCTCACCATCCGCGGCTTTACCGCCCGCAACGATATCTTCATGGACGGTATTCGCGACTTCGGCAGCTACTATCGCGACTCGTTCAACTTCGAGCAGGTCGAAGCTCTCGAAGGACCGGCGGGAGTCCAGTTCGGGCGCGGCGCTACTGGCGGCGTCATTAACCAGGAGAACAAGATTCCCGAGGTGGAAAAGCTCGTCGAGGTGGACACGCAGTTTGGCACCGATCTCACCCGCAGAATCACCGCCGACATCAACAGTCCGGTGGCAGGTCTGTTGGGCGGCACAGCGTTCCGGGCCAACATTATGGCCCAGGAAGGCGGCGTGGCCGGTCGCGATGCCGCCGAGCTGCGCCGCTTCGGCATTGCTCCCTCCGTCTCCATCGGCATGGACGCCAAAACCCGCGCGACGCTCAGCTACATCCACCTTTCTGAAGACGACACGCCGGACTATGGGCTGCCATGGTTCTTCAATCAGCTCGCGCCCGCGAACCGGCACAGCTACTTCGGCTTTCCGGATGAAAACTATCTCAAGACCAATGACGACATCATGACGCTGAAGGTCGAGCATGAGTTCTCACCGAGCCTCAACCTGCACACCATTGCGCGCGCTGCCAACTACCCGCGGCAGGCGCAGATCACCGAGCCGCAGATTTGTTCGAACGCCTCGCTCAGCGTGCCCGTGGGCACGGTGGTGACAGCACTGCCCACACTCGCCTATAACGCAAATCTCCCCTGTCCTTACACGTCTGCCAGACTGGCCAGCGCGATCACGCAGGTGAATCGCAATCAGATTCAGGTCAAGAGTGTCGAAGGCGATCTCTGGGATCAGACCGAGGTCACCGCGCACTTCAAAACCTGGGGAGCGCGTCACGACCTGGTGGCAGGCGTGGAGGGCGGGCAGGAGATTTCGAATCCCATTCGGACCAGTTACACCATCAACAAGATCAATACTGTTCCGGAGACGACGCTGCTTAATCCCAACGAAGACCAGCCCTTTAGCGGAACCGGCTATATCACCTCCATTGTGCACACGAAATCGAAAAGCGTTGGCCTCTACTTTGTGGACACCATGAAGCTTGGCCGCCTGTTTGAGTTGAGCGGGGGCGTGCGCTGGGATCGCTTCGACACGGACTACAACCTGGCCTCTCCTACTCCGCCCGCCGGTGGAACAGTAACCGCCGCGGTGCCTCCCATTAGCCGTTTGGACGAGCAGCCGACCTATCGCGCCGCGCTGGTCTTCAAGCCATCGACGCACGGCAGCGTCTACTTTGACTATGGCACCAGCTTCGATCCCGATGCCGAATCGCTGAGCCTCAGCGTGGGTCTCGTCAACGGATCGGTGAAGCCGGAAGAAAACCAGACCTATGAAGGCGGAGCCAAATGGAGCTTCCTCAACGATCGCTTGCTGGTGGAGGGCGCAGTCTTCCGCACCGAGAAGGATAACGCGCACGAGACCGATCCCACCAACTCCAATAACATTGTTGCCGCCGGCAACCAGTTAGTGAAGGGCGCTCAGTTCAGCTTCATCGGACGGCTGCCGGAAGGAATGGACCTGGTGGCGGGATACGCATATCTCGACAGCGCGGTCATCTTCTCGCAGTTCTTTCCCACGGCGGTTGGATATCCACTGGCCAACGTCCCTAAGCAGACCTTCAATTTGTTTGTGACGCACCGGCTTCCCTGGAGGTTGAATGGCGGGTTGGGAAGTAACTATGTCGGCAGCAGAACCGCTAGCTCCACCGTTCCCTATGTTCCAACGGGTTATGCGGTAAATCCCGATGGGCCCGGCTATGTGGTCACCAGTGTGGCGATGAAGCAGGTGCCGGGGTATTGGGTCTTCAATGGCATGTTGAAACACCCCTTGACGGAAAAGATCGACTTTCAGATAAACGTGAATAACCTGTTGAACCGCTATTACATTGATCTTCCTCATCCCAGTCATCTGGTGCCGGGCGCGGGCGCCAGCGCGTTGATTGGCGCGAATTTCAGGTTCTGA
- a CDS encoding carboxypeptidase-like regulatory domain-containing protein — protein MHRMKWHLFAFIALLTCAVYLPAQDTASVVGTVTDTTGAVVPGASVELANPATGKTYKTVTGGNGSYTFADITPGPGYKETVSRNGFQTTVLTDLYMNVASTRTQNVKLAVGSVSETVDVSASNEGVTLDTTDATVGNNFEAQFINELPVSMRDSPVALLTQQPGMTQDGSATGARTDQNRLTLDGLDVSDMTTGTILNAANNGAGIVHTIIGNAPVDSIQEFRGTTAGMLSSSGNGGGGQFEMVTRSGTNHFHGNINEYHRDTDLEANEWFNNFDGVPRSPLIRNQFGGNFGGPFWKDKAFFFFDYNGRRDTLAAQAERTVPTDSFLKGNTVTYYTNIASGTTNSINAAQVAAYDPQDVGFDSSMMQAIGGRYPSPNDFTGDKGDLLNTAGYRFNAPTPYVENNYVGKVDINPWQNHHLFGRVTYNRTNAVYKPVQFPNDPETSPYIDDSHAWVVGWDWAISTSKTNSLVWGNTIANLGFPITYNPQGPNQYSWDGDPTGGSFLDPIYTTAAGAQARYFPIPLVRDDFHWEKSRHSFSFGGTFKYPSPHFSNYSDYNSPNLGLGGGITGLTDGDTWQFRPNDLDRNQTSLTIYDSAYVFGLGRFASAGATFNYTAAASVVPQGTGLQTKFQYYETEVYFGDTWRATPSLTVSYGLRYQTYTVPYEVHGLESVQSESFKDFMNARIEQSAAGVGGNASLPGGTAAVPYITYSLGGKANHGPAYFSPSNGDFAPRVAFAWTPTQSRKLVFNGGGGIVYDQTVVNAILQEQAGYSYLFESAGTKNYGVSGNTVHSAAYYSLLGNPRFTALTSPPAGPVAPAITKPDSPFIGPGDPNCAGAAGPCGLTNGNAFNVSVDRSLPTPYNIVYNFGMQQEVKGGFIFKLGYVGRLGRRLLAQADAEQIIDFPDKASGQNFSQAVANLTTWLRQNPNADPSTAPAQPWFEHVLYQNPSGGSNTGYVANQCSPYPARGDVADTTQCMSFYGLLPANVGMGAQFSENTFFTDKGFSAYNGMLVTLHKNNSHGLQFDLNYTWSHSIDNVSLVANSYAYGGYGFICDVLRPRLCRGNSDFDVTNYLNGNFLYELPFGHGRDFAATLPRWADEAVGGWELSGLPIWHTGTPYMANSVAFLMSYSNEDPAILTGGLAPMKSHVTVQNGQVYAFKNYQQAYSQYRAPVGFEMGSRNNLRGPGFFDLDLGLGKTFPIYREGVNLKFRVDAFNALNHPNFQAPSFENNMSLVAAPNEFGVIPGTVIPNGSDQAARVLQGSLRLEF, from the coding sequence ATGCACCGAATGAAGTGGCATCTCTTCGCGTTCATCGCACTGTTAACCTGCGCCGTCTATCTACCCGCGCAAGATACTGCGTCGGTTGTTGGAACGGTTACGGATACGACCGGGGCGGTCGTACCGGGCGCGTCCGTTGAACTGGCGAATCCGGCCACAGGCAAGACCTACAAGACCGTGACTGGCGGCAATGGTTCCTACACCTTCGCCGACATCACACCCGGCCCGGGATACAAGGAAACCGTATCGCGAAACGGATTTCAAACCACGGTGCTGACTGACCTCTACATGAACGTCGCGTCGACCCGTACGCAGAACGTCAAGCTCGCAGTCGGTTCGGTTTCCGAAACCGTTGACGTATCGGCCTCGAACGAGGGAGTAACCCTGGATACGACCGATGCCACGGTGGGAAACAACTTTGAAGCGCAGTTTATAAATGAGCTCCCAGTCTCAATGCGCGATTCCCCCGTGGCGTTGCTGACACAACAGCCGGGCATGACCCAGGATGGCTCGGCAACCGGTGCGCGCACAGATCAGAACCGCCTGACGCTGGATGGCCTGGACGTGAGCGATATGACCACCGGCACAATTCTCAATGCTGCAAATAATGGCGCTGGTATTGTTCACACGATTATCGGAAACGCCCCGGTGGACTCGATCCAGGAGTTCCGCGGAACCACAGCCGGTATGCTCTCGAGTTCCGGCAACGGCGGCGGCGGCCAGTTCGAGATGGTTACCCGATCGGGAACCAACCACTTCCACGGCAACATCAACGAATATCACCGGGACACGGATCTCGAGGCCAACGAGTGGTTTAACAACTTCGATGGCGTACCGCGTTCTCCGCTGATCCGTAATCAGTTTGGCGGCAACTTCGGCGGTCCGTTCTGGAAGGACAAAGCCTTCTTCTTCTTTGACTACAACGGCCGGCGCGATACGCTTGCCGCTCAGGCCGAGCGCACCGTTCCGACAGATAGTTTCCTCAAAGGCAACACTGTCACCTACTACACCAACATTGCCTCTGGGACCACCAACAGCATCAACGCAGCCCAGGTGGCCGCCTACGACCCACAGGATGTCGGCTTCGACTCAAGCATGATGCAGGCCATTGGAGGCCGTTATCCTTCGCCAAACGATTTCACGGGCGATAAGGGCGATTTGCTGAACACGGCCGGCTACCGCTTCAATGCTCCGACACCCTACGTGGAAAACAACTACGTTGGGAAGGTCGACATCAATCCCTGGCAAAACCACCACCTCTTTGGCCGTGTGACCTATAACCGCACCAACGCAGTTTATAAACCCGTTCAATTCCCCAATGATCCGGAGACGTCTCCTTACATTGACGACAGCCATGCCTGGGTTGTTGGCTGGGATTGGGCGATCAGTACGAGCAAGACAAACAGCCTTGTCTGGGGTAACACGATAGCCAACCTTGGCTTCCCGATCACCTACAACCCACAGGGCCCAAACCAGTACAGCTGGGATGGAGACCCGACCGGTGGCTCCTTCCTGGACCCCATTTATACAACTGCCGCCGGCGCTCAGGCGCGCTACTTTCCGATTCCCTTGGTACGTGATGACTTCCATTGGGAAAAAAGTCGTCACAGCTTCTCGTTTGGCGGCACGTTCAAGTACCCGAGCCCTCACTTCAGCAATTATTCGGACTACAACAGTCCAAACCTCGGATTGGGCGGGGGCATTACCGGCCTGACCGACGGAGATACCTGGCAGTTTCGTCCCAATGACCTGGACCGCAATCAGACCAGTTTGACGATTTACGACTCCGCCTATGTCTTTGGGCTGGGCCGTTTCGCGAGCGCTGGCGCCACCTTCAACTACACAGCCGCAGCCAGCGTCGTCCCCCAGGGTACCGGCTTGCAGACCAAGTTCCAGTACTACGAGACAGAGGTCTACTTCGGGGATACCTGGAGAGCGACGCCGTCTCTCACGGTCTCCTATGGATTGCGCTACCAAACCTACACCGTGCCCTACGAAGTTCATGGCCTCGAGTCAGTTCAGAGCGAGAGCTTCAAAGACTTTATGAACGCTCGTATCGAGCAGAGCGCGGCGGGCGTAGGCGGCAATGCTTCCTTGCCGGGCGGGACGGCGGCAGTGCCGTACATCACCTACAGCCTGGGCGGCAAGGCAAACCACGGTCCTGCTTATTTCAGCCCAAGCAACGGAGATTTTGCTCCGCGCGTGGCCTTTGCGTGGACTCCCACCCAGAGCCGCAAGCTCGTCTTTAACGGCGGCGGCGGCATCGTGTATGACCAGACTGTCGTCAACGCCATTCTGCAAGAGCAGGCGGGGTATTCCTATCTCTTTGAGAGCGCTGGGACCAAAAACTATGGCGTTTCCGGCAACACGGTCCATTCCGCGGCGTATTACTCTCTGCTGGGGAACCCGCGTTTCACAGCGCTCACTTCCCCTCCCGCTGGACCCGTTGCTCCAGCGATCACCAAGCCCGATTCGCCCTTCATCGGTCCTGGCGATCCAAATTGCGCTGGCGCGGCCGGCCCTTGCGGCCTCACCAACGGCAACGCGTTCAACGTATCGGTGGATCGTTCCCTGCCTACGCCATACAACATCGTGTACAACTTCGGCATGCAGCAGGAGGTCAAGGGAGGCTTCATCTTCAAGCTTGGATACGTGGGCCGTCTGGGACGCCGTCTACTAGCCCAGGCCGATGCCGAGCAAATCATCGACTTCCCGGATAAAGCCTCGGGACAGAACTTCAGTCAGGCAGTCGCTAATCTGACCACCTGGCTGCGTCAGAATCCCAATGCCGATCCGTCAACGGCCCCGGCTCAGCCATGGTTTGAACATGTGCTGTACCAAAATCCGTCTGGCGGTAGCAACACAGGCTATGTGGCGAACCAATGCTCGCCTTACCCGGCACGCGGCGACGTCGCCGACACGACGCAATGCATGTCCTTCTACGGATTGCTGCCCGCCAATGTCGGCATGGGTGCGCAGTTCTCGGAGAACACCTTCTTCACGGACAAGGGTTTCTCCGCCTACAACGGCATGCTGGTTACGCTGCACAAGAACAACAGTCACGGCCTGCAGTTCGATCTGAACTACACATGGTCGCACTCTATCGACAATGTCTCACTGGTTGCCAACTCCTATGCCTACGGCGGATACGGCTTTATCTGCGATGTTCTGCGTCCGCGTCTGTGCCGCGGCAACTCGGACTTTGACGTGACCAACTATCTGAACGGCAACTTCCTGTATGAGTTACCGTTCGGCCATGGCCGCGACTTTGCGGCGACGCTTCCGCGGTGGGCCGACGAGGCCGTGGGCGGATGGGAGCTGAGCGGTTTGCCGATTTGGCATACCGGCACTCCATACATGGCCAACTCTGTCGCCTTCCTCATGAGCTATTCGAACGAAGACCCCGCGATTCTGACCGGCGGCCTGGCCCCGATGAAGTCCCATGTGACGGTGCAAAATGGCCAAGTCTACGCTTTCAAGAATTATCAGCAGGCCTACAGCCAGTACAGGGCTCCCGTGGGCTTTGAGATGGGTTCGCGCAACAATCTGCGCGGTCCCGGTTTCTTTGACCTCGATCTCGGACTCGGCAAGACCTTCCCGATCTATAGGGAGGGTGTCAATCTGAAGTTCCGCGTCGATGCCTTCAACGCTCTGAACCATCCAAACTTTCAGGCTCCCAGCTTCGAGAACAACATGAGCCTGGTTGCGGCGCCGAACGAGTTCGGTGTAATTCCGGGCACGGTGATTCCCAACGGCAGCGATCAGGCTGCCCGTGTATTGCAGGGTTCGCTGCGGTTGGAGTTCTAG
- a CDS encoding FadR/GntR family transcriptional regulator, translating to MGELHQSLSRSVESKIRRVTKISISEEIAKQIMDLISNGDLTPGQRLPSERDLCENFGASRSSLREALRCLSIVGVLNARVGEGTSVAPDGGKFLRKILEWRMITEKHDIENLLEIRIALEGVSAANSALYASPEDIENARTLLAKMKAAVKDETQFAILDLDFHLTLANASRNTLLLDLISVIRSQLARALSTVLQLPNARPLSLKEHIAIFEAIERHDAEAARKAMHDHLEAALKRYAEATAAGNGSRTKTTAPANAKRTRARSAKK from the coding sequence ATGGGAGAACTCCATCAATCTCTCTCCAGGTCCGTCGAATCCAAGATTCGGAGAGTTACGAAAATCTCGATCAGTGAAGAGATCGCCAAGCAGATTATGGATCTGATTTCGAATGGCGATCTCACACCAGGACAGCGTCTGCCTTCCGAACGGGACCTGTGTGAAAACTTTGGAGCCAGCCGTTCCTCGCTGAGGGAGGCTCTGCGCTGTTTGTCCATCGTCGGTGTGTTGAATGCTCGCGTTGGAGAGGGCACTTCCGTTGCGCCCGACGGTGGAAAGTTCCTGCGCAAGATCCTCGAATGGAGAATGATTACCGAGAAGCACGATATTGAGAACCTGCTGGAAATTCGCATCGCATTGGAAGGAGTGTCTGCGGCAAATTCCGCTCTCTACGCGTCTCCAGAAGATATCGAGAATGCGCGAACACTCCTGGCAAAGATGAAAGCAGCTGTGAAGGACGAAACACAGTTTGCGATTCTGGATCTCGACTTTCATCTCACCCTTGCCAATGCCTCCCGGAACACACTGCTTCTCGATCTGATCTCCGTAATTCGAAGTCAGTTGGCCAGAGCCTTGTCGACGGTTCTCCAGCTTCCCAACGCCAGACCGCTCTCGTTGAAGGAACATATCGCCATCTTTGAAGCGATTGAGCGGCATGATGCCGAGGCTGCGCGCAAAGCCATGCACGACCATCTGGAAGCCGCACTCAAGCGGTACGCCGAGGCCACCGCCGCGGGAAACGGTTCGCGCACGAAGACGACCGCGCCTGCCAATGCCAAGCGGACGCGGGCTCGCTCGGCGAAGAAATAA
- a CDS encoding L-lactate permease, translating into MSWPQTYFLFGCGLGVSATLAAAPIFTLLFLLGVMRKPAWLAGLVGLGVTFLLAIAGYHMPPLTAFSAACNGAAFGLFPIFWIIFWAILLFRVAQEGGQFEIIKSTIGRLTPDPRLQAILIAFAFGAFLEGAAGFGAPVAIASTMLTGLGFPAFTAAAICLVANTAPVAFGSIGIPVITLAGTTGLPVRQLSTDIGRLCTPVVLIMPMYLVAATWGFRALRGIWLPVVLTGTVFAAAQLLVSSYMGPQLTDILASLLTMASLIALLRFWHPNGFQATASAPNVVVIRSPERDPASSYTVGAILFAWLPYIFLVGCVLLWGFGPVQRRLDALSFSFPWPFLHDVVWRMPPISAAPAPYPAIFRVNWLSAAGTACAAATLLTAASARMTPGRFLRLLASVVHQLALPTITVTSVLGVAFLMNYCGATATLGLAFSAAGAAFPFFSAVLGWLGVFLTGSDTASNALFGNLQVLTAGRLGLDRVLMAAANSVGGVMGKMISLQTIAVAAAATGMSLPDQARLFRFTLKHSILLVSLVGFAALLFAYGSRSR; encoded by the coding sequence ATGAGTTGGCCGCAGACATATTTCTTATTCGGTTGCGGACTCGGCGTTTCCGCAACTCTCGCTGCGGCACCGATCTTTACGCTGCTGTTTCTACTCGGAGTTATGCGAAAGCCGGCATGGCTCGCGGGACTCGTCGGCCTCGGAGTTACTTTCCTTCTTGCCATTGCCGGCTACCACATGCCGCCACTTACGGCCTTCAGCGCGGCTTGCAACGGGGCCGCATTTGGCCTCTTCCCAATTTTCTGGATCATCTTCTGGGCCATTCTGCTCTTTCGAGTGGCCCAGGAAGGAGGTCAGTTCGAAATCATCAAGAGCACCATCGGACGACTGACGCCCGATCCGCGTCTTCAGGCCATCTTGATTGCGTTCGCCTTTGGCGCATTTCTGGAAGGCGCGGCTGGCTTCGGCGCTCCGGTCGCAATTGCTTCCACCATGTTGACGGGGCTGGGATTCCCTGCGTTTACTGCTGCGGCCATCTGTCTTGTCGCGAATACGGCTCCCGTAGCGTTCGGATCGATTGGAATTCCGGTTATCACTCTCGCTGGCACGACCGGCCTTCCCGTGCGGCAACTCAGCACGGACATAGGGCGTCTCTGTACGCCGGTCGTCCTCATCATGCCGATGTATCTGGTCGCCGCCACGTGGGGATTTCGAGCCCTTCGCGGAATATGGCTGCCGGTGGTGCTGACGGGCACTGTATTTGCGGCTGCACAGTTGCTGGTTTCCAGCTATATGGGGCCTCAACTGACGGATATCCTTGCCTCTCTGCTGACGATGGCATCTCTGATCGCGCTGCTTCGCTTCTGGCATCCCAATGGTTTCCAGGCAACCGCGTCTGCGCCAAACGTAGTCGTAATCCGGTCTCCAGAGCGTGATCCCGCGTCCTCGTATACCGTCGGCGCTATCCTGTTCGCATGGCTGCCCTATATCTTTCTCGTAGGGTGTGTTCTGCTGTGGGGCTTTGGGCCTGTTCAGCGCCGATTGGATGCGTTGAGCTTCTCCTTTCCCTGGCCGTTTCTGCACGATGTAGTGTGGCGCATGCCACCTATCTCAGCCGCACCCGCTCCTTACCCTGCCATATTTCGCGTGAATTGGCTCTCTGCCGCCGGCACAGCCTGCGCCGCGGCCACCTTGCTTACCGCAGCCAGCGCGAGAATGACCCCTGGCCGCTTTCTCCGTCTGCTGGCTTCCGTGGTCCATCAACTGGCTTTGCCCACGATCACCGTCACCAGCGTGCTCGGCGTGGCCTTCCTGATGAACTATTGTGGCGCTACCGCAACGTTAGGGTTGGCTTTCTCGGCGGCGGGCGCGGCATTTCCCTTCTTCAGTGCCGTCCTCGGTTGGCTCGGAGTGTTTCTCACCGGGTCGGATACCGCTTCCAATGCACTTTTCGGAAATCTCCAGGTCCTCACAGCCGGACGTCTTGGATTGGACCGCGTGCTCATGGCGGCAGCTAACTCAGTCGGCGGCGTGATGGGCAAGATGATCAGTCTCCAGACAATCGCAGTCGCAGCTGCGGCAACCGGAATGTCGCTGCCCGATCAGGCGCGTCTTTTCCGGTTTACCTTGAAGCACAGCATCCTTCTCGTATCGCTCGTCGGCTTCGCGGCGTTGCTTTTCGCATACGGATCTCGAAGTCGTTGA
- a CDS encoding glycerate kinase type-2 family protein, producing the protein MSDLARTIFERALSSCNVEQAVALKVRVIEQDGSSSLLFEDKSRLELTRFRHVRVVALGKAAPAMLEAFLSRLPLLPACDLAGVLISTLPPQLPRENFEFFAGGHPMPNDASFAGARAVLRMLRTASELASRGEDTLCLFLVSGGASAMMELPLDEEITLADTILFNSALVYSGASIREINCVRKHFSAVKGGRLAIAAKGAECLSIFISDVPSGHLDTIGSGPTLPDTSTVDECREVIRKYNLLDRFPDSVRRLFVSLELPETPKPQDLTARAVTLLDASDLAEAARQHATQLGFHAVIDNTCDDWDYRAASEYLLGRIRNLRREHARVCLISVGEVAVPLPVSGLGSKLVDARVGGRNQHLALYTATLLQSSDEPIAVLSVGSDGVDGNSVAAGAVVSGQTLRAVRVGVLSSDEASDESLYVKAQVALRHFASYSFFQDAGVAIMTGPTGNNLRDLRILLAESPCHMSRETASH; encoded by the coding sequence TTGAGCGATCTCGCGCGCACTATCTTTGAACGGGCGCTGTCGAGTTGTAACGTCGAACAAGCCGTGGCGCTCAAGGTCAGAGTCATCGAACAAGATGGCAGCTCGAGCCTGCTTTTCGAAGATAAAAGCAGGTTGGAACTGACACGGTTCCGGCATGTCCGCGTTGTTGCGCTCGGCAAGGCCGCACCGGCAATGCTGGAAGCGTTCTTGTCACGGCTGCCCTTGCTTCCGGCATGTGATCTCGCGGGAGTTCTTATCTCCACGTTGCCCCCACAGTTGCCGCGCGAAAATTTCGAGTTCTTCGCCGGCGGTCATCCCATGCCCAACGACGCGTCATTCGCGGGCGCGCGCGCCGTGCTCAGAATGTTGCGGACCGCATCTGAGCTGGCGTCTCGCGGTGAGGATACGCTGTGCTTGTTCCTCGTGAGTGGTGGAGCTTCAGCAATGATGGAACTGCCGCTGGATGAAGAGATCACATTAGCGGACACGATTCTCTTCAACAGCGCTCTTGTGTATAGCGGCGCGTCGATCCGTGAGATCAACTGCGTTAGAAAGCACTTTTCCGCAGTCAAGGGTGGAAGGCTAGCTATCGCTGCCAAAGGCGCCGAATGCCTCTCTATATTCATTTCGGATGTTCCGTCAGGACACCTCGACACCATCGGGTCCGGACCCACGCTTCCGGACACATCGACGGTCGACGAATGCCGCGAAGTCATTCGTAAGTACAATCTTCTGGATCGCTTTCCTGACTCCGTCCGGCGGCTCTTTGTCTCCCTTGAACTCCCGGAGACACCGAAGCCGCAAGACCTGACCGCGCGCGCGGTCACACTTCTCGATGCCAGCGATCTGGCGGAAGCGGCACGTCAGCATGCCACGCAGCTCGGCTTTCATGCTGTTATTGACAATACCTGTGACGACTGGGATTATCGCGCCGCATCGGAATACCTGCTCGGCCGCATTCGCAATCTGAGGCGGGAGCACGCGCGTGTCTGCCTGATCTCTGTAGGAGAAGTCGCAGTGCCGCTTCCGGTTTCCGGCCTCGGCAGCAAACTTGTGGATGCGAGGGTGGGCGGCCGCAACCAGCATCTCGCGCTGTATACGGCGACTCTGCTTCAATCCTCCGACGAGCCGATTGCAGTGCTATCCGTAGGCTCAGACGGCGTGGATGGAAACAGTGTCGCGGCCGGCGCGGTGGTAAGCGGGCAGACACTTCGCGCAGTTAGAGTGGGAGTTCTATCCTCCGATGAGGCGTCCGATGAATCTCTGTATGTGAAAGCACAAGTGGCGCTGCGGCACTTCGCTTCTTACTCTTTTTTTCAAGACGCCGGAGTGGCCATCATGACAGGGCCCACGGGGAACAATCTTCGCGACCTGCGGATTCTTCTGGCAGAATCGCCATGCCATATGAGCCGAGAAACAGCCTCCCATTGA
- a CDS encoding Fe2+-dependent dioxygenase, whose product MLITIPDVLNAGEVAHARAALDAAEWVDGKVTAGYQAHTVKENLQLPEGHPVAVKLGEMVLAALARSPLFMSAALPLRVFPPMFNRYTGGGRFGTHVDTAIRAMASTGQRIRTDVSATLFLSAPEDYDGGELLVEDTYGVHSVKLPAGHMVLYPSTSLHRVEAVTRGARVASFFWIQSMIRSDGDRTLLYDLDTSIQRLAKEHPGNSSGVQLTGVYHNLLRRWAEM is encoded by the coding sequence ATGTTGATCACAATTCCAGATGTATTGAATGCCGGAGAAGTCGCGCATGCTCGCGCCGCGCTGGACGCAGCCGAATGGGTTGACGGCAAAGTGACCGCAGGATACCAGGCGCACACCGTCAAGGAGAATCTACAGTTGCCCGAAGGCCATCCGGTTGCGGTGAAGCTGGGCGAGATGGTTTTGGCCGCGTTGGCCCGCTCGCCCTTGTTTATGTCCGCAGCGCTGCCTCTGCGCGTGTTTCCGCCCATGTTCAATCGCTATACGGGCGGAGGCCGCTTCGGCACGCACGTCGACACCGCGATTCGCGCCATGGCTTCCACCGGACAGCGCATTCGCACCGACGTTTCGGCGACACTGTTTCTGAGCGCGCCCGAGGACTACGACGGAGGCGAATTGTTGGTCGAGGATACTTACGGCGTACACAGCGTCAAGCTCCCCGCCGGACACATGGTGCTGTATCCATCCACCAGTCTTCATCGCGTGGAAGCCGTGACTCGCGGTGCGCGTGTGGCCTCCTTCTTCTGGATTCAGAGCATGATTCGCAGCGATGGAGATCGCACGCTCCTCTACGATCTGGATACGTCCATTCAACGCCTCGCAAAGGAGCATCCCGGCAACAGCTCAGGCGTCCAACTGACCGGCGTGTACCACAATCTGCTGCGCCGCTGGGCTGAAATGTAG